In Candidatus Woesearchaeota archaeon, the DNA window GTATATCCTGTGCACGAGTCAGGAAGCTCAACATGGTATGAGTTTGCAGCAAAGAACCGGGTTGCACACTCCACAAAAAAAAGGCTTCTCATAGGGATTGTGGATGACGAGGGAGATGTCACATACTATGAGATAAAGTGGATAAGACCGTAATTATTTTTTGCTTTCCTTATATTTTTCAAGAAATTCCTGCGCAGACTTCAAAACCTTCTTTGAATTCTTGAATGTCACCTTATTCAATGCATCTTCATAGGAAAGCCATTCAAATGCGGTGTGCTCAAAAGAGAGGTTTACCTTTTCCTCGCTTGTTTTTGCAAGGTAGAAAAAAACCTCTTTCTTGTGGATAATTCCCCCTTCCTTGAAGAAGTAGCCTATCCTTTCCAAAAAACCCTCAAAAAAATTAAGCTCTCCTATTCCTGTTTCCTCAACAGCTTCCCTTTTTGCTGTTTCAATTCCGCTTTCAGAGCCCTCAACATGCCCCTTTGAAAAATCCCAGTGCCCTGCCTTGTGCTTTAAAATCAGAAAAAGATTCCTTCCTTCAAATTCCCTGAAAATAACTGCCCCGCATGACTTCTCAATCTGCATTTGCAGTAGAATTCATTTACCTGTTTTATATTTTTCCAA includes these proteins:
- a CDS encoding NUDIX domain-containing protein → MQIEKSCGAVIFREFEGRNLFLILKHKAGHWDFSKGHVEGSESGIETAKREAVEETGIGELNFFEGFLERIGYFFKEGGIIHKKEVFFYLAKTSEEKVNLSFEHTAFEWLSYEDALNKVTFKNSKKVLKSAQEFLEKYKESKK